A genomic segment from uncultured Desulfuromonas sp. encodes:
- the rodA gene encoding rod shape-determining protein RodA → MFDRRLVSNIDWILLGLVLVAAGIGILNLYSSTSTWNLSGTPIYLKQVYWLGLGLLIAFAVALFDYRHLEYLGIYGYLGCMALLAGVLLFGKTSMGATRWIDLGLFNLQPSEITKLVLIIALAAYFSRNEQPDGYQLKELWAPGLLLGLPVLLIMKQPDLGTAMLLMFIGVTMALFSGIRRSALIVLGVGGLLSMVGGWFLLHGYQKDRIRTFLNPERDPLGTGYHIIQSKIAVGSGGFWGKGFMQGTQSQLSFLPERHTDFAFSVFAEEWGLAGSLLLLALYLMIVLWGILIARKAGSSFGMYLAIGVTAMIFWHIIVNLGMVIGLLPVVGVPLPLFSYGGTCMVTTMIGTGLLLNISMRRFMF, encoded by the coding sequence TTGTTTGACCGCCGATTGGTATCAAATATTGACTGGATTCTACTGGGCCTGGTTCTTGTCGCTGCGGGCATCGGCATTCTAAACCTGTACAGTTCCACCTCTACCTGGAATCTCTCCGGCACACCAATCTACCTTAAACAGGTTTACTGGCTGGGACTGGGCTTATTGATTGCCTTTGCCGTTGCGCTGTTTGATTATCGACATCTTGAATATCTCGGCATTTACGGCTATCTCGGCTGCATGGCTCTACTGGCAGGCGTGTTGCTATTTGGCAAAACCAGCATGGGTGCCACGCGCTGGATCGACCTGGGCCTGTTTAATCTGCAGCCCAGCGAAATTACCAAGCTGGTTCTGATCATTGCGTTGGCCGCCTACTTCAGCCGTAACGAACAGCCCGACGGATATCAGCTCAAAGAGCTCTGGGCTCCGGGTTTACTTCTTGGGCTCCCCGTGTTGTTGATCATGAAACAACCGGACCTCGGCACTGCCATGTTACTGATGTTCATTGGCGTGACGATGGCACTGTTTTCAGGCATCCGTCGCTCTGCCCTGATCGTTTTAGGCGTCGGCGGGCTTCTGTCGATGGTTGGCGGCTGGTTTTTGCTCCACGGCTACCAAAAGGACCGCATCCGCACGTTTCTCAATCCCGAGCGCGATCCTCTCGGCACCGGCTACCACATCATCCAGTCGAAAATAGCCGTCGGCAGTGGCGGTTTCTGGGGTAAAGGGTTCATGCAAGGGACGCAATCCCAACTGTCCTTTCTCCCTGAACGCCATACCGACTTCGCCTTTTCCGTGTTTGCCGAAGAGTGGGGGCTGGCCGGTTCCCTTCTGTTGCTCGCGCTCTATCTAATGATCGTTCTATGGGGCATTTTGATTGCTCGCAAAGCGGGATCGAGCTTTGGCATGTATCTGGCCATCGGGGTGACTGCCATGATTTTCTGGCATATTATTGTCAATCTCGGCATGGTCATCGGCTTGTTGCCGGTGGTCGGGGTACCGTTACCACTCTTTTCCTACGGAGGAACCTGTATGGTAACCACCATGATCGGCACCGGACTGTTACTCAATATCAGCATGCGCCGTTTTATGTTCTAG
- the mrdA gene encoding penicillin-binding protein 2: MALNSPKPDDIRRKRRFELLMLAAIFFFALLAMRLWYLQIISGERYQLQSQKNRTRYIPIAAPRGTIYDRNGLLLVDNRPSFTVSVLRQEVTDKEQLLKDLAEYLHTDWQELAQDWDKKRYYPRYRPIPLKSDIDRDTLEQLAEHSVDLPGMLIEVQPMRSYPYREVAAHLFGHIGAITEKELASREFDGYRAGEFIGKSGLEKHLESFLKGQPGERLLEVDVKGKELRQLQVEEPLPGKSVYLTLDRDLQLATEEAFDEQAGAAVVLDVNSGDILAMVSRPAFDPALFARGISQEEWDALVKNPDHPLQAKAISGQYPPGSTYKMVTALAALRAGVVTPDEVIDCEGRISLGTRDFRCWKKTGHGPTNLKKALRESCDVWFYEISLRLGIERMSAMARELGMGRDFDLPLDNEKSGLIPDKNWKHRRYGASWYKGETVIAAIGQGYVLATPLQLAVMTATIANGGTLYQPQLVRRITDYSGHTLKENEPVVLHRANIDDALLQPVKQGMEEVVNHPRGTGKSSWLADVKIAAKTGTAQVVKLQEDSESGEKQSPEEIEYRLRDHALFVAYAPADDPQIAIAVIVEHGQHGGSAAGPIARQIFEHYFNISPGPEVQTPADEE; this comes from the coding sequence ATGGCTCTGAACAGTCCCAAGCCGGATGATATCCGTCGAAAACGACGCTTCGAACTGCTCATGCTGGCGGCCATTTTCTTTTTTGCCCTGCTGGCCATGCGCTTATGGTATCTGCAAATTATCAGCGGTGAACGCTACCAGCTGCAATCACAGAAAAACCGCACCCGCTACATCCCGATTGCTGCACCGCGTGGCACCATTTACGACCGAAACGGCCTGCTACTGGTCGATAACCGCCCTTCCTTCACGGTCTCCGTTCTCCGCCAGGAGGTGACGGACAAGGAGCAGCTGCTCAAAGATCTCGCCGAATACCTTCACACGGACTGGCAGGAACTCGCGCAAGACTGGGACAAAAAGCGCTACTATCCCCGCTACCGCCCGATTCCCCTGAAAAGCGATATCGACCGCGACACCTTGGAGCAGTTGGCCGAACACTCTGTTGATCTGCCCGGCATGCTCATTGAAGTGCAGCCCATGCGTTCCTATCCGTATCGAGAAGTTGCGGCACATCTCTTTGGCCACATCGGCGCCATCACGGAAAAGGAGCTGGCAAGCCGCGAATTCGACGGCTATCGTGCCGGAGAATTTATCGGCAAGAGCGGCCTGGAGAAACATCTGGAATCGTTCCTGAAAGGACAGCCCGGAGAACGGCTGCTGGAAGTGGATGTCAAAGGTAAAGAACTACGTCAACTGCAGGTGGAGGAACCGCTACCCGGCAAAAGCGTGTATCTGACACTTGACCGCGACCTTCAATTGGCGACGGAAGAGGCGTTTGACGAACAGGCCGGAGCCGCGGTGGTTCTGGACGTCAACAGTGGCGACATTCTGGCCATGGTCAGCCGCCCTGCTTTTGATCCGGCCCTGTTTGCCCGTGGCATCAGTCAAGAGGAATGGGACGCTCTGGTTAAAAACCCCGATCATCCACTGCAGGCCAAAGCAATCAGCGGCCAATACCCTCCAGGCTCAACCTACAAGATGGTGACGGCACTGGCGGCATTACGCGCCGGTGTGGTGACGCCGGATGAGGTCATTGACTGTGAAGGTCGCATCTCTCTTGGTACACGCGATTTCCGCTGCTGGAAAAAAACCGGTCACGGCCCGACCAATTTAAAAAAAGCGCTACGAGAAAGTTGTGACGTCTGGTTTTATGAAATTTCTTTGCGCCTCGGCATCGAACGAATGTCTGCCATGGCACGGGAACTGGGCATGGGGCGTGATTTTGACTTGCCGCTGGACAACGAAAAGTCAGGACTGATTCCCGACAAAAACTGGAAGCATCGGCGTTACGGTGCCTCGTGGTATAAAGGTGAAACCGTGATTGCCGCCATTGGCCAGGGCTACGTTCTCGCCACGCCGCTGCAACTGGCGGTCATGACCGCAACGATCGCCAATGGCGGTACGCTCTACCAGCCACAGCTGGTGCGCCGGATTACCGACTACAGCGGTCATACCTTAAAAGAAAATGAACCGGTCGTTCTCCATCGGGCTAACATTGATGATGCCTTATTGCAACCCGTCAAACAGGGGATGGAAGAGGTTGTCAATCATCCTCGCGGCACAGGTAAATCCAGCTGGCTGGCGGATGTCAAGATTGCTGCAAAAACCGGTACGGCTCAGGTCGTCAAACTTCAGGAAGACTCGGAAAGCGGCGAAAAACAAAGTCCTGAAGAGATTGAATATCGCCTGCGCGACCACGCGCTGTTTGTGGCCTACGCCCCGGCAGATGATCCGCAAATTGCCATCGCCGTTATCGTTGAGCACGGCCAACATGGCGGTAGCGCGGCAGGCCCGATTGCCCGACAGATCTTTGAACATTACTTCAATATTTCGCCGGGTCCGGAAGTGCAAACACCGGCTGACGAAGAATAA
- the mreD gene encoding rod shape-determining protein MreD codes for MNRMVCHLALGLLFILLQTSLFPALVGNGPRPDLVLILTLYLGIHETPLQGAFTSWLLGCLLDVFSGTTFGLYGLILLLVFCATFLGGRQLNRDNAAVMFFAAVLGTAAHDVLLVATLLFFADADQGWHIVLFQLPVQLLLNLLAVLVATPFLSRPKTAKQPSLLRHSG; via the coding sequence ATGAACCGAATGGTGTGTCATCTGGCACTCGGCCTGCTGTTTATTCTGTTGCAGACCTCCCTGTTCCCGGCACTGGTCGGCAATGGACCAAGACCGGATCTCGTGCTGATTCTTACCCTTTATCTTGGTATTCACGAGACGCCACTCCAAGGGGCGTTTACGTCATGGCTGCTGGGCTGCCTGCTTGATGTTTTCAGCGGCACCACGTTTGGCCTCTACGGCCTCATTCTGTTGCTGGTGTTCTGTGCAACCTTTCTTGGCGGACGTCAACTCAATCGCGACAATGCTGCCGTGATGTTTTTTGCCGCGGTTCTCGGCACTGCAGCCCACGATGTTCTCCTGGTAGCGACCTTGCTCTTTTTTGCCGATGCCGATCAGGGCTGGCATATCGTTCTCTTTCAGCTCCCCGTGCAATTGCTGCTCAATTTGTTGGCGGTTCTGGTTGCAACACCGTTTCTCAGTCGTCCCAAAACGGCAAAACAACCCAGCCTTCTTCGGCATTCGGGGTAG
- the mreC gene encoding rod shape-determining protein MreC, which translates to MRDFLKRYQTALLFCLLLLCALLLYSNSLRQREHTSLFEKAVLQLASPFYRAIDAVSRDTASIWDNYIDLMDVRQQNIALKEQLRQQQGRLTHLQEIELENQRLKNLLGFLENAELPAIPARVIAVDASSWFRTITIDKGTDDGLDEGMPVVVAEGIVGRTIKCASSTSRVLLVIDASSEVAVLVQHNRTRGIARGQGNALTLEYALRSHDVSLGDAVVTSGTGGVFPKGLPVGSIAKIVKHDYGLFQTLELTPAVDFTRLEDVLILPGEAL; encoded by the coding sequence ATGCGCGACTTTCTCAAGCGATATCAGACCGCGCTGTTGTTCTGCCTGCTGTTGCTGTGCGCGCTATTGCTTTATTCCAACAGTTTGCGCCAACGCGAGCACACCTCCCTATTTGAAAAAGCCGTCCTGCAACTGGCCAGCCCTTTTTATCGCGCCATAGATGCGGTCAGCCGCGACACAGCATCCATCTGGGATAACTACATCGACCTGATGGATGTTCGCCAGCAAAACATTGCCCTCAAAGAACAGCTCCGTCAACAACAGGGACGTCTGACCCATCTGCAAGAGATCGAACTGGAAAACCAGCGCCTGAAAAACTTGCTGGGTTTTCTTGAAAACGCCGAGCTGCCAGCCATCCCGGCACGGGTAATTGCTGTGGATGCCTCCAGCTGGTTCCGAACCATCACCATTGACAAAGGCACCGATGATGGCCTTGACGAGGGGATGCCGGTTGTCGTTGCTGAAGGAATTGTCGGCCGCACCATCAAATGCGCGTCAAGCACGTCACGTGTTTTGCTGGTCATTGATGCCTCTTCCGAAGTCGCGGTCCTGGTTCAACATAACCGCACTCGTGGCATTGCCCGCGGCCAGGGCAATGCCTTGACTCTTGAATACGCTCTGCGCAGCCATGATGTGTCCCTGGGAGACGCCGTCGTCACCTCCGGGACCGGTGGTGTCTTTCCCAAAGGGCTGCCGGTGGGTTCTATTGCCAAAATCGTCAAGCACGATTACGGCCTGTTCCAGACCCTTGAACTGACACCCGCGGTCGACTTTACCCGTCTGGAGGATGTGTTAATTCTGCCGGGAGAAGCATTATGA
- a CDS encoding rod shape-determining protein gives MLNLLNALWGIFSNDLAIDLGTANTLVYLKSKGIVVSEPSVVAVQKDSAGAKKVLAVGVEAKKMLGRTPGSIVAIRPMKDGVIADFDITEEMLRYFIHKVHNRKALVRPRIVICVPSGITQVEKRAVKESAESAGAREVYLIEEPMAAAIGAGLPITEANGNMIVDIGGGTTEVAIISLAGIVYAKSVRVGGDKLDEAVTQYIKRKYNMLIGERTAEQIKIEIGSAYPGEEEATMDVKGRDLVTGIPRTITINSEEIREALAETVNAIVEAVRVALERTPPELAADIVDRGIILAGGGAQLRNLDELLRRETGLPVMIADDPLSCVVLGSGMVLDELDLLRRVTVVT, from the coding sequence ATGCTTAACCTGCTTAACGCCCTGTGGGGTATCTTTTCCAACGATCTTGCCATTGACCTGGGGACCGCCAACACCCTGGTTTACCTCAAAAGTAAAGGGATCGTCGTCAGTGAGCCCTCGGTCGTCGCCGTCCAAAAAGATTCAGCCGGTGCCAAAAAAGTGCTGGCGGTCGGTGTGGAAGCGAAAAAAATGCTTGGCCGAACCCCTGGCAGTATCGTCGCTATCCGCCCGATGAAGGACGGCGTCATTGCCGACTTTGACATCACTGAAGAGATGCTGCGCTATTTTATCCACAAGGTGCACAATCGCAAAGCCCTGGTCCGACCTCGCATTGTGATCTGTGTCCCCTCAGGCATTACTCAGGTCGAAAAACGGGCGGTTAAGGAATCAGCGGAATCCGCTGGCGCCCGTGAAGTCTATCTGATTGAAGAGCCCATGGCCGCAGCGATTGGTGCCGGTCTGCCGATCACCGAAGCCAACGGCAACATGATTGTTGACATTGGCGGCGGCACAACAGAAGTGGCGATCATCTCTCTGGCTGGCATCGTTTATGCCAAAAGTGTTCGTGTCGGCGGTGACAAATTGGATGAGGCGGTCACCCAGTACATTAAACGCAAATACAATATGCTCATCGGTGAGCGCACCGCCGAGCAAATCAAAATTGAGATCGGCAGTGCCTATCCGGGTGAAGAAGAAGCGACCATGGATGTCAAAGGTCGCGATCTGGTAACCGGGATTCCCCGCACGATCACGATCAATTCTGAAGAGATTCGCGAAGCTCTGGCTGAGACCGTCAATGCGATTGTTGAAGCGGTGCGCGTGGCTCTGGAGAGAACGCCACCGGAACTGGCAGCAGACATTGTCGATCGCGGTATCATCCTCGCCGGCGGCGGCGCCCAGCTGCGCAACCTCGACGAGCTGCTGCGACGTGAAACCGGCCTGCCGGTCATGATTGCAGACGACCCGTTGTCCTGCGTTGTTCTTGGCTCCGGTATGGTTCTCGACGAACTCGATCTGCTGCGTCGCGTCACTGTCGTAACCTGA
- a CDS encoding SurA N-terminal domain-containing protein: MLDLIRKKQKTTIVKVVFWVIIATFIGTIFLVWGKGRDQQRDISVAAQVNGRDISFEDFRTTYSNMYNLYRNLYGKNFTPELERQLQLTRQSLDTLIDQTLLLDEADRLNLSVSDDQLVQAIAEIPSFQVDGVFNKEQYLAVLGYQRLTPEVFEQMQKRQMLVNLTREQIKSAAVVTDEDVANEYRRQNEKVNLSYVAFSAGQFMDKVEVTDEALTAYYEEHQEDFRVPEQVALSVVTLNADDYVDQVVLEEDAVQHYYDRHLAEYEIQEQMSASHILIAVDEKASEEERETKKALAEEVLEKARKGDFAKLAEQYSDDKASAKKGGDLGSFKRGVMVPPFEAAAFALEKDALSPVVETRFGYHIIKGGEHVEAGFTPLADVRDKVEKQLREEEARKLAYEKAMDAYNLNRKENDFAAAAKMLDTVAVETGLFSRGKAIPSVGANADLTNKAFAGQSGEILAPVNTSRGVILAAVTEKIASHIPEFSNVKAAVTQAYKSQQAALLAEQAAEQALAKVQEGAKLESIAGKSQRVTETGLFGRDRRDFIPTLGRVPELVEAAFNLTIKEPVAKQLFTAGPNFLVVRLKQLQPADPEGLTAEESERLQQTVLKNKQDELLQAKLDELKQSAEVTINPAILRSMEGN, translated from the coding sequence ATGCTGGACTTGATTCGTAAAAAGCAGAAAACCACAATTGTTAAAGTGGTTTTCTGGGTCATTATCGCAACGTTTATTGGGACTATTTTCCTCGTTTGGGGTAAGGGCCGCGATCAACAGCGTGACATTTCGGTGGCGGCACAGGTCAATGGCCGGGATATCAGCTTCGAAGACTTCCGCACCACCTATAGTAATATGTATAACCTTTATCGGAATCTCTACGGCAAGAATTTTACGCCGGAACTGGAGCGTCAACTTCAACTGACCCGTCAGTCTCTCGATACCCTGATTGACCAGACGCTGTTGCTTGATGAAGCGGATCGTCTCAATCTTTCGGTCAGCGATGATCAGCTGGTCCAGGCCATTGCCGAGATTCCTTCCTTTCAGGTCGATGGTGTCTTCAATAAAGAGCAATACCTTGCTGTTCTCGGTTACCAGCGTCTGACTCCGGAGGTGTTTGAGCAGATGCAGAAACGGCAAATGCTGGTCAATCTTACCCGCGAGCAAATCAAAAGTGCTGCCGTGGTCACGGATGAAGATGTCGCCAATGAATATCGTCGTCAGAACGAAAAGGTCAATCTGAGTTATGTGGCTTTTTCTGCCGGACAATTCATGGATAAAGTCGAGGTGACCGATGAAGCTCTGACCGCTTACTATGAGGAACATCAGGAAGATTTCCGGGTGCCCGAGCAGGTTGCTCTGAGTGTTGTGACCCTGAATGCCGATGATTATGTCGATCAGGTGGTTCTCGAAGAAGATGCAGTCCAGCATTATTATGATCGCCATCTTGCCGAATATGAGATTCAGGAACAGATGTCTGCATCCCATATTCTGATCGCTGTTGACGAAAAAGCCAGTGAAGAAGAGCGGGAGACCAAGAAAGCCCTGGCCGAAGAAGTTCTTGAAAAAGCCCGCAAGGGGGATTTCGCCAAACTGGCAGAGCAATACTCTGACGATAAGGCTTCGGCCAAGAAGGGCGGAGACTTAGGTTCTTTTAAGCGGGGTGTTATGGTGCCTCCGTTTGAGGCTGCTGCATTTGCTCTCGAGAAAGACGCGTTGAGCCCCGTGGTTGAAACCCGTTTCGGCTATCATATTATTAAAGGCGGCGAGCATGTTGAAGCCGGATTTACCCCCTTGGCCGACGTGCGCGACAAGGTTGAAAAACAGTTGCGCGAGGAAGAGGCGCGTAAGCTTGCTTATGAAAAAGCCATGGACGCCTACAATCTCAATCGCAAAGAAAATGATTTCGCTGCTGCGGCTAAAATGCTTGATACTGTTGCGGTTGAAACCGGCCTGTTCTCTCGTGGTAAGGCGATTCCTTCAGTCGGTGCCAATGCTGATTTGACCAATAAGGCTTTTGCTGGACAAAGTGGTGAAATTCTGGCTCCGGTTAACACCTCCCGTGGTGTTATTCTTGCCGCTGTAACGGAAAAAATCGCCAGCCATATCCCGGAGTTTTCCAATGTTAAAGCCGCTGTGACACAAGCCTATAAAAGTCAACAAGCTGCCCTGCTGGCTGAGCAGGCTGCTGAGCAGGCGCTGGCAAAAGTTCAGGAAGGTGCTAAGCTCGAATCGATTGCCGGTAAATCGCAGCGCGTGACGGAAACCGGTCTGTTTGGCCGTGATCGTCGAGACTTTATCCCGACACTCGGTCGCGTGCCGGAACTGGTTGAGGCTGCGTTTAATCTGACGATTAAAGAACCCGTTGCCAAACAACTGTTCACCGCCGGACCCAATTTCCTGGTTGTTCGTCTCAAGCAGTTGCAGCCAGCAGATCCGGAAGGGTTGACAGCAGAAGAATCTGAGCGCCTGCAGCAAACCGTCCTGAAAAATAAGCAGGATGAACTTCTGCAAGCTAAATTGGATGAACTTAAACAATCTGCCGAGGTGACGATCAACCCGGCAATCCTGCGTTCAATGGAAGGAAACTAA
- a CDS encoding phosphoribosylaminoimidazolesuccinocarboxamide synthase, whose product MTPIVMQSSCPDLKLVNQGKVRDIYDVGEYLLIVTSDRISAFDVIMNEGIPQKGYVLTEISKFWFDKMTDIIPNHIVSTNVDEFPAETHKYRDQLEGRSMLVKKAEPLPVECIVRGYISGSGWKDYQKTGAICGIPLPEGLKESDKLPEVIFTPSTKAELGEHDENIPFSKVEELCGKDLAAKVRDTTIAIYERARDIANEKGIIIADTKFEFGMLDGELIWIDEALTPDSSRFWPKDQYQPGGPQPSFDKQFLRDYLETLDWGKCAPAPDLPQEIVDKTGQKYMEALTRLTQPVTLNTAPSGCCGGGCGCS is encoded by the coding sequence ATGACTCCGATCGTAATGCAGAGCAGCTGCCCCGATCTCAAACTGGTCAATCAAGGAAAAGTCCGTGACATTTATGATGTCGGGGAATACCTGCTGATCGTCACCAGTGACCGGATTTCGGCTTTTGACGTTATCATGAACGAAGGCATTCCGCAAAAGGGGTATGTGCTGACGGAGATCTCTAAATTCTGGTTCGACAAGATGACGGATATCATCCCCAACCATATTGTCAGCACCAATGTTGATGAGTTTCCTGCCGAAACGCACAAATATCGTGATCAGCTCGAAGGACGCAGCATGCTGGTAAAAAAAGCTGAGCCTCTGCCGGTTGAGTGTATTGTGCGTGGCTATATTTCCGGTTCCGGCTGGAAAGATTATCAGAAAACCGGTGCAATCTGTGGCATTCCCCTGCCGGAAGGTCTTAAGGAGAGCGACAAATTGCCTGAGGTGATCTTCACGCCGTCAACCAAGGCGGAACTTGGTGAGCATGACGAGAACATCCCGTTCTCCAAAGTTGAGGAACTCTGCGGTAAAGATCTGGCTGCCAAAGTGCGTGACACCACGATTGCCATTTACGAGCGTGCCCGCGACATTGCCAACGAAAAAGGCATCATCATTGCGGATACCAAGTTCGAATTCGGTATGCTTGACGGTGAGCTGATCTGGATCGACGAGGCCCTGACTCCCGATTCTTCGCGGTTCTGGCCGAAAGATCAGTATCAGCCGGGTGGTCCGCAGCCCAGTTTTGACAAGCAGTTCCTGCGTGACTATCTCGAAACCCTCGATTGGGGGAAATGCGCTCCAGCTCCTGATCTGCCGCAAGAGATTGTCGATAAGACCGGCCAGAAATATATGGAAGCCCTGACCCGTCTGACTCAGCCGGTGACCCTCAATACCGCACCTTCCGGCTGTTGTGGTGGTGGCTGCGGCTGCTCCTAA
- a CDS encoding NCS2 family permease, whose protein sequence is MTERLDRLFHLHERGTDIRTELIAGMTTFLTASYIIFVHPAMLAETGMDRGALTTVTCLVAALATLLVAIYANAPLMMAPGMGLNAFFTYGLVMGQGVAWQTGLGVVFLSGVVFLLLSWLGVRQHIVRAIPVSLQIAAGVGIGLFIAFIGLQNLGLIVKSPATMVQLGHFSTGTSIGLLGLLVIILLEIKQVRGAMLIGIAVATVVAMLVGQVPFPHQLISLPPTPAPLMFKLDLVSALSVSLWSSVFSFMFVDLFDSLGTLVSVCRDAQLLDKQHGRVSLISRLLNADALATIGGALLGTSTTTTFIESGSGVSEGGRSGLTAVTTAAMFLLALFFTPLIAIVPPYATAPALIVVGLLMMRHVTQIPFNDLQHGAPAFLTIMMIPLGYNISIGLSFGFISYVLLQLILGQIRQCSPTLIVIAILSAMSLML, encoded by the coding sequence ATGACTGAACGACTGGATCGCCTGTTTCACCTCCACGAGCGCGGCACGGATATCCGTACGGAACTCATTGCCGGCATGACCACCTTTCTTACGGCGTCCTATATCATTTTTGTCCATCCGGCCATGCTCGCAGAAACCGGCATGGACCGTGGTGCCCTGACCACGGTCACCTGTCTCGTTGCGGCGCTGGCGACCTTGCTGGTGGCCATCTATGCCAACGCACCATTGATGATGGCACCGGGCATGGGGCTGAATGCGTTTTTTACCTATGGATTGGTCATGGGGCAGGGTGTCGCCTGGCAAACGGGCCTAGGGGTGGTTTTTTTGTCTGGCGTGGTGTTTCTCCTGCTCAGTTGGCTGGGCGTGCGTCAGCACATCGTTCGCGCGATACCCGTGTCATTACAAATTGCTGCCGGAGTTGGGATCGGGCTGTTTATCGCCTTTATTGGCCTGCAGAATCTTGGTCTGATTGTTAAGAGCCCGGCGACAATGGTCCAACTGGGACACTTCTCTACAGGAACCAGTATCGGCCTGCTTGGCTTACTGGTGATAATTCTGTTGGAGATTAAACAGGTGCGGGGGGCCATGCTCATCGGCATTGCCGTCGCAACGGTTGTTGCCATGCTGGTTGGCCAGGTGCCTTTTCCTCATCAACTGATTTCATTGCCTCCCACCCCGGCACCGCTGATGTTTAAGTTGGATCTGGTTTCTGCGTTGTCGGTCTCCCTGTGGTCGAGCGTCTTCTCTTTTATGTTTGTCGATCTGTTTGACAGCCTGGGTACCCTGGTGTCGGTCTGTCGCGATGCGCAGTTGCTCGACAAGCAACACGGCCGTGTCTCCCTGATCTCACGCTTGCTCAATGCCGATGCGTTGGCAACTATCGGCGGCGCATTGCTCGGTACCAGTACCACAACTACATTTATCGAGTCGGGCAGTGGCGTTAGCGAAGGGGGTCGTTCGGGATTAACGGCCGTGACGACCGCAGCCATGTTTCTATTGGCGTTATTCTTTACCCCGCTTATCGCCATAGTTCCGCCCTATGCAACCGCTCCGGCATTGATTGTAGTAGGGCTGTTGATGATGCGTCATGTCACCCAGATTCCATTTAACGATCTTCAACACGGTGCTCCGGCATTTTTGACAATTATGATGATTCCGCTGGGGTACAACATCTCCATCGGACTCTCTTTCGGGTTTATCAGTTATGTTTTATTGCAGTTGATACTCGGTCAGATTCGTCAGTGCAGCCCAACACTGATTGTTATTGCCATCCTCTCTGCCATGAGTTTGATGCTGTAA
- a CDS encoding rubrerythrin family protein: MATTNEHLKEAFSGESQANQKYRAFAKQAEKEGFKNIAKLFRTTAEAERIHAEGHLKALDMIASTADNLQAAIDGETYEFTEMYPPMLEQAVSDGHKAKTMFKFAVDAEEVHAQIYAKALEAVKAGKDMDISDFYLCPICGYIELGSAPEKCPVCGAKGSAFCQLD; the protein is encoded by the coding sequence ATGGCAACAACCAATGAACATCTTAAAGAAGCATTCTCAGGCGAAAGTCAGGCAAACCAAAAATATCGTGCCTTTGCCAAACAAGCAGAAAAAGAAGGATTCAAGAATATCGCCAAGTTATTTCGGACGACGGCCGAAGCTGAACGTATTCATGCTGAAGGGCACCTCAAGGCACTGGATATGATTGCCAGCACAGCCGACAACCTTCAGGCGGCGATTGATGGTGAAACTTATGAGTTTACTGAAATGTATCCGCCAATGCTGGAGCAGGCCGTCTCCGACGGTCACAAGGCAAAAACCATGTTCAAATTTGCCGTTGATGCCGAAGAAGTTCATGCCCAGATCTACGCCAAGGCTCTTGAAGCAGTCAAAGCGGGCAAGGACATGGACATCAGCGACTTCTACCTCTGCCCAATCTGCGGCTACATCGAACTTGGTTCGGCCCCAGAGAAATGCCCGGTCTGTGGCGCGAAAGGTAGTGCTTTTTGTCAGCTTGACTAA